From the genome of Candidatus Hydrogenedentota bacterium:
TTGGGTGATGCTGATACCAACGCTGCGCTGGATACGCTGCTGCTGCTCTTGTCCGATATTGGCTTAGAACCGCCCGAAGGTGGTATTCAGGCCATTACGGAAGCCATCCCTGCATTAGGTCCGAATGGCGACTATGATGGCGACGGTGCAACCAACGCCCAAGAATATGGCTATTTCGTGAACTTCCTCGAATATTCCGCCGATGAATATATCGCTGCGATCATGGATCCGGACCAAGTTCCTCCGAATCCTTTAGAACTCAATGTATCGCCTGCCGGCAAACGCGTACCTCTCGGCGCTGAAGTTGTCTTCTCCGTCTCCGTGAAACCCGGACAAGGTTCGGCAGTCGGCTATCAGTGGTTCAAAGATGGCGGCATCCTTGATGATGAAACAGGCAGCCAGCTTGTTATCCCCAATGCCCAAGTCAGCGACAGCGGTGTATACCGTGTAGACGTCGACATCGAAGCCAAAGACGTTGCTCAATACAGCATCACCTATACGCTCATTGTAGTGGATATGGCCGTGCCCGTAGGCAGCGCCCTTGGTCTCGTTGCTCTTGCCGGTGCCTGTGCTATGGCCGGTGTTGCCGGTCTGCGTCGCCGCAAATAAGCCTATGATGCTTTCGTACGCGGTTTATTAAAATGATTGTTAGGGTTGCGTGAATATCGGTAGTAAAGATGTTCACGCAACCCCTTTGTTTTTTAAGCGCAGGCAAGGGTTCCTCACTGCCGCCTTAAGTTTAAGCTTTCGGTCTCCTATAAGATTGAGCAGCACCGATTGTTCTTCCAAAGAAGAGCATGGG
Proteins encoded in this window:
- a CDS encoding immunoglobulin domain-containing protein, translating into MKKKHLLIAVLLLAMSTMVYAQDDPLPFPHEPLLDGDSDSCPPAQDYYGNPLPTALSAMPKFNQSEVGKPINWAPVAGVLDFCGFADMIFCSLGALEDLLGDLAYLGPMLQCINLDINGPLDLDADIPVTPNGIPDALYELGLLQALYNQGAPEVMAAFQGNFTVLKDLIIDALVEGGFIAAAGGLPNLIPSLAGILGGFATLGDADTNAALDTLLLLLSDIGLEPPEGGIQAITEAIPALGPNGDYDGDGATNAQEYGYFVNFLEYSADEYIAAIMDPDQVPPNPLELNVSPAGKRVPLGAEVVFSVSVKPGQGSAVGYQWFKDGGILDDETGSQLVIPNAQVSDSGVYRVDVDIEAKDVAQYSITYTLIVVDMAVPVGSALGLVALAGACAMAGVAGLRRRK